In Streptomyces sp. SN-593, a single genomic region encodes these proteins:
- a CDS encoding transposase, which produces MAGVLTASEPSWIAPFTGLSPRAFGKLVTVLRREGADAVRKGRPWGLPLEDRALLVAAYWRTNLTMRQLAPLFGVSKSAADRIIDHLGPMLALQPRKRFAKDAVLIVDGTLVPTRDHTLAEPSKNYRYSTNHQVVIDADTRLVVVVGRPLAGNRNDCKAWEESGAKAAVGNTLTISDGGYPGTGLVMPHRRRNGEDLPEWKQAHNTSHKQVRARVEHVFARMKTWKILRDCRLKGDGVHHAMLGIARMHNLALAG; this is translated from the coding sequence GTGGCTGGTGTGCTCACGGCGTCGGAGCCGTCCTGGATAGCCCCGTTCACCGGGCTGAGCCCGCGCGCCTTCGGGAAGCTGGTGACAGTGTTGCGGCGCGAGGGTGCGGACGCGGTCCGCAAAGGCAGGCCGTGGGGCCTTCCGCTGGAGGACCGGGCTCTGCTGGTCGCGGCGTACTGGCGCACGAACCTGACGATGCGACAGCTCGCCCCGCTGTTCGGGGTGTCGAAGTCTGCGGCGGACCGGATCATCGATCACCTCGGGCCGATGCTCGCGCTCCAGCCCCGCAAGCGGTTCGCGAAGGACGCCGTGCTCATCGTGGACGGCACCCTGGTCCCCACCCGCGACCACACGTTGGCCGAGCCGTCGAAGAACTACCGGTACTCCACCAACCATCAGGTCGTCATCGACGCCGACACCCGCCTGGTCGTCGTGGTCGGCCGGCCGCTCGCCGGAAACCGCAACGACTGCAAGGCATGGGAGGAGTCCGGTGCCAAAGCCGCTGTCGGCAACACGCTGACGATCTCCGACGGCGGCTACCCGGGCACCGGACTCGTCATGCCCCACCGCCGACGCAACGGCGAAGACCTGCCCGAGTGGAAGCAGGCGCACAACACGTCCCACAAGCAGGTCCGCGCCCGCGTCGAGCACGTCTTCGCTCGCATGAAGACCTGGAAAATCCTCCGCGACTGCCGCCTCAAAGGCGACGGCGTCCACCACGCCATGCTCGGCATCGCCCGGATGCACAACCTCGCCCTCGCCGGCTAG
- a CDS encoding ISL3 family transposase translates to MEDVNELVRVVFSGLLPLVVEDVADEGERIVMRARTPQEAVVCPVWGALTGRVHGYYWRTVADVPVDGRRVVVRVRVRRLVCPTLGCRQTFREQMPGVLERYQRRTARLARQVKAVVKELAGRAGSRLVAILAVGLSRHTALRTLLRIPLPTGRVPRVVGVDDFALRRRRRYATVVIDAETHERIEVLPDRTADTLEAWLREHPGIEIVCPDGSATYAEAIRRALPDAVQVADRWHLWHNLCEAALSEVKAHSTCWAAVLDAPLYDGPRAQSTLERWHQVHSLLEKGVGLLECARRLQLALNTVKRYARADRPERMLRVPKYRASLVDPYREHLRKRRAEDPAVPVQHLFEEIKALGFTGCLNLPHKYINQGRADADRSHISARRLARMIPTRPDNLKAEHHDLRGRLTAACPEMTQLSASVRDFAALLTPCARNADELSRWTVEVHSADLPHLHDFARSLDRDHDAVNAALTLPYSNGPTEGVNTKTKRIARQMHGRAAFTLLRHRILLG, encoded by the coding sequence GTGGAGGACGTCAACGAGCTTGTGCGGGTGGTGTTTTCGGGTCTGTTGCCGCTGGTGGTCGAGGATGTGGCCGACGAGGGTGAGCGGATCGTGATGAGGGCGCGGACTCCGCAGGAGGCTGTGGTCTGTCCGGTGTGGGGGGCGTTGACGGGGCGGGTGCACGGCTACTACTGGCGGACCGTCGCTGACGTGCCGGTCGACGGTCGCCGAGTGGTGGTCCGTGTGCGGGTGCGGCGTCTGGTGTGTCCCACGCTCGGCTGCCGGCAGACCTTCCGCGAGCAGATGCCCGGGGTGCTGGAGCGATACCAGCGCCGCACGGCGCGTCTGGCCAGGCAGGTCAAGGCCGTGGTCAAGGAGTTAGCGGGCCGGGCTGGGTCCCGTCTGGTGGCGATACTCGCGGTGGGCCTGTCTCGTCACACGGCCCTGCGTACCCTGTTGCGCATCCCGTTGCCCACCGGGCGGGTGCCCCGCGTGGTCGGCGTCGACGACTTCGCCCTGCGCCGGCGGCGCCGCTACGCCACCGTGGTGATCGACGCCGAGACCCATGAACGGATCGAGGTACTGCCCGACCGCACCGCCGACACGCTGGAAGCCTGGCTGCGCGAGCATCCGGGCATCGAGATCGTGTGCCCAGACGGCTCCGCGACCTACGCCGAGGCCATCCGCCGCGCCCTGCCCGACGCAGTCCAGGTCGCCGACCGGTGGCACCTGTGGCACAACCTGTGCGAAGCCGCCCTGAGCGAGGTGAAAGCACACAGCACCTGCTGGGCCGCTGTGCTGGACGCGCCCCTCTACGACGGGCCCCGCGCGCAGAGCACCCTCGAACGCTGGCACCAGGTCCACAGCCTGCTCGAGAAGGGCGTGGGCCTGCTCGAATGCGCACGCCGACTGCAACTGGCCCTGAACACCGTCAAACGCTACGCGCGGGCCGACCGGCCCGAGCGGATGCTCCGCGTCCCCAAATACCGCGCCAGTCTCGTCGACCCCTACCGCGAGCACCTGCGCAAACGCCGGGCCGAGGACCCGGCCGTCCCCGTCCAGCACCTGTTCGAGGAGATCAAGGCCCTCGGTTTCACCGGCTGCCTGAACCTCCCGCACAAGTACATCAATCAGGGCCGCGCGGATGCCGACCGCAGCCACATCTCCGCCCGCCGGCTCGCCCGGATGATCCCCACCAGGCCCGACAACCTCAAGGCCGAACATCACGATCTTCGGGGACGGCTCACCGCCGCCTGCCCCGAGATGACCCAACTATCCGCCAGCGTCCGGGACTTCGCCGCACTCCTGACGCCTTGCGCAAGAAATGCTGACGAGCTCTCGCGCTGGACCGTCGAGGTTCACTCAGCCGATCTACCCCATTTGCACGACTTCGCCCGGAGCTTGGACCGAGACCACGACGCCGTGAACGCCGCGCTCACACTTCCGTACAGCAACGGCCCCACCGAAGGCGTCAACACCAAGACCAAGCGCATCGCGCGCCAAATGCACGGACGAGCAGCCTTCACCCTCCTACGCCACCGCATCCTCCTTGGATAA
- a CDS encoding helix-turn-helix domain-containing protein, whose translation MDPDFLVGKRIRDHRQQRGRSQAVVAGLCGITEDYLSRIERGVKTPTLHVLIKISRELRVPVAVLVGDTSPAEPPPSSTPPMAKEVTQALLVGSTVTASAPAPAALRERVNAAWSIWQRSPQRFTEAAVVLPSLIADTEAALHTSYTEAECGALREAQRCAADLYFLLRSYCRRAGRTDLSLLVADRGRKAAEAADDPIRIAAATWNLGHILLGTDEPEEAADVVLRGLDRLGEPRTVEATAMAGALERVCQTSGPVSLSVVTEGDVIQGGCGGVGG comes from the coding sequence TTGGACCCGGACTTTCTCGTCGGGAAACGCATCCGCGACCACCGCCAGCAGCGGGGCCGTTCCCAGGCGGTCGTTGCCGGATTGTGCGGCATCACCGAGGACTATCTCTCGCGCATCGAGCGCGGGGTCAAGACGCCGACGCTGCATGTCCTGATCAAGATCTCACGTGAGTTGCGGGTGCCCGTGGCCGTCCTCGTCGGCGACACGTCACCAGCCGAACCCCCGCCGTCGTCCACGCCTCCCATGGCGAAGGAGGTCACCCAAGCGCTTCTCGTCGGTTCAACCGTGACGGCCAGCGCGCCGGCCCCGGCAGCGCTCCGTGAGCGAGTCAACGCTGCCTGGTCGATCTGGCAGAGGAGCCCGCAACGCTTCACCGAAGCGGCCGTCGTACTCCCGAGCCTGATCGCCGACACCGAAGCGGCCTTGCACACCTCGTACACCGAGGCCGAGTGCGGCGCGTTGCGCGAAGCGCAACGGTGCGCTGCCGATCTGTACTTCCTCCTGCGCTCCTACTGCCGACGGGCAGGACGAACCGACCTCTCCCTCCTTGTTGCCGACCGCGGCAGGAAAGCGGCCGAGGCGGCCGACGACCCGATTCGTATCGCCGCGGCCACGTGGAACCTGGGGCACATCCTGCTCGGTACCGACGAACCCGAAGAGGCAGCCGACGTCGTTTTGCGCGGGCTGGACCGACTGGGTGAACCCCGGACCGTGGAGGCGACGGCTATGGCAGGCGCCCTTGAACGGGTCTGTCAAACGAGCGGCCCTGTCTCACTTTCGGTGGTGACGGAGGGTGATGTTATCCAAGGAGGATGCGGTGGCGTAGGAGGGTGA
- a CDS encoding alpha/beta hydrolase, producing MPAAKHPKRLLRMPATVIAVTGLLLSACSGGGGHKAAAVSPGASGTSGSSSTAAGSSAPSAGSSSVPADLTSYYRQKIGWHSCGVAGFDCGTMKVPLDYAHPVAADDLKLAVARKKATGKDKKLGSLLVNPGGPGGSAIDYLQYAALGYPSAVTSRYDMAAVDPRGVARSAPVECLTDKQMDAFSSVDTTPDDSAEIKALSTADRNFDKSCERRSGKLLGHVSTVDSARDMDVLRAVLGDPKLNYVGKSYGTFLGATYAGLFPKNVGHMVLDGAMDPSISAEESSRTQAGGFQVAFDAFAKDCVARSGCPLGTTSVADAGKRLTALFTSLDAHPLPTGDAARPLTEALGTTGVISAMYDQSAWPSLRSALTDATKGQGDALLKLSDSYYERDDTGKYSNLMYANAAVNCLDLPPAFTSPAAVEKALPSFRKASPLFGTTLAWSSLGCAYWPVAPTGHAARITAKGAGPILVVGTTRDPATPYAWARSLASQLSSGHLLTYDGDGHTAYALGSSCVDSAVNAYLLAGTVPPAGKVCS from the coding sequence ATGCCAGCCGCCAAGCACCCCAAGCGCCTGCTCCGCATGCCCGCGACCGTGATCGCGGTGACCGGACTGCTGCTGTCCGCCTGCTCGGGAGGGGGCGGACACAAGGCGGCCGCGGTCTCGCCGGGAGCCTCCGGAACTTCCGGATCGTCCTCCACGGCGGCCGGCTCGTCCGCGCCGTCCGCGGGGTCGTCGTCGGTGCCCGCGGACCTGACGTCGTACTACCGGCAGAAGATCGGCTGGCACAGCTGCGGGGTGGCGGGCTTCGACTGCGGCACGATGAAGGTCCCGCTGGACTACGCCCACCCCGTGGCCGCCGACGACCTCAAGCTCGCCGTCGCCCGCAAGAAGGCCACCGGCAAGGACAAGAAGCTCGGCTCCCTGCTGGTGAACCCCGGCGGCCCCGGCGGCTCCGCGATCGACTACCTCCAGTACGCGGCCCTCGGGTACCCCTCCGCGGTCACCTCGCGCTACGACATGGCCGCCGTCGATCCGCGCGGCGTCGCGCGCAGCGCACCCGTGGAGTGCCTGACCGACAAGCAGATGGACGCCTTCAGTTCCGTCGACACCACCCCCGACGACAGCGCAGAGATCAAGGCCCTCTCCACCGCCGACCGGAACTTCGACAAGAGCTGCGAGCGCCGTTCCGGCAAGCTGCTCGGCCACGTCTCCACCGTCGACTCCGCCCGCGACATGGACGTCCTGCGCGCCGTCCTCGGCGACCCGAAGCTCAACTACGTCGGCAAGTCGTACGGCACCTTCCTTGGCGCCACCTACGCCGGCCTGTTCCCGAAGAACGTCGGCCACATGGTGCTCGACGGCGCGATGGACCCCTCGATCAGTGCCGAGGAGAGCAGCCGCACCCAGGCGGGCGGCTTCCAGGTGGCCTTCGACGCCTTCGCCAAGGACTGCGTCGCCCGCTCCGGCTGCCCCCTCGGCACCACCTCCGTCGCCGACGCCGGCAAGCGCCTCACCGCGCTCTTCACGTCGCTCGACGCCCACCCCCTCCCGACCGGCGACGCCGCCCGCCCGCTGACCGAGGCCCTCGGCACCACCGGCGTGATCTCCGCGATGTACGACCAGTCCGCCTGGCCGAGCCTGCGCAGCGCCCTCACCGACGCCACGAAGGGGCAGGGCGACGCCCTCCTCAAGCTCTCCGACAGCTACTACGAGCGCGACGACACCGGCAAGTACAGCAACCTCATGTACGCCAACGCCGCGGTCAACTGCCTCGACCTCCCCCCGGCGTTCACGTCCCCGGCCGCCGTGGAGAAGGCCCTGCCCTCCTTCCGCAAGGCGTCCCCGCTCTTCGGCACCACGCTGGCCTGGTCCTCCCTCGGCTGTGCCTACTGGCCGGTCGCCCCGACCGGCCACGCCGCCAGGATCACCGCGAAGGGCGCCGGCCCGATCCTGGTGGTCGGCACCACCCGGGACCCGGCGACCCCGTACGCCTGGGCCAGGTCCCTGGCCTCCCAGCTCAGCTCCGGCCACCTCCTCACCTACGACGGCGACGGCCACACCGCCTACGCCCTCGGGTCCTCCTGCGTCGACTCCGCCGTCAACGCGTACCTGCTGGCCGGCACGGTCCCGCCCGCCGGCAAGGTGTGCTCCTGA
- a CDS encoding HAD family hydrolase: MAVRRVVLWDVDHTLIDTGGVGRELAARAFERTTGMPMREQATIDGITEAVIFRETSKLHGLTTTRDDFEEFAEALTAAHVESSEELRARGHGLAGAAAALDRLSRTPDVTQTVVSGNVRAVAKIKLNVFGLDRHIVWECGAYGEDADERPDLVRVALRRATEHLDWELTPQDAVVVGDTPADVSAALEVGVPLIAVASGRFSAEDLRAAGASRVVSDLRDAEQIAHWVTAL; encoded by the coding sequence ATGGCAGTTCGCCGGGTCGTGCTCTGGGATGTCGACCACACCCTGATCGACACCGGCGGCGTGGGGCGGGAGCTTGCCGCGCGGGCGTTCGAGCGCACCACCGGCATGCCCATGAGGGAACAGGCGACCATCGATGGAATCACGGAAGCCGTGATCTTCCGGGAGACCTCCAAGCTGCACGGGCTGACCACCACGCGGGATGACTTCGAGGAATTCGCCGAGGCGCTCACCGCTGCACACGTGGAAAGCTCGGAGGAACTGCGCGCTCGTGGCCACGGCCTCGCCGGTGCGGCAGCCGCACTCGACCGCCTCTCCCGAACCCCCGACGTGACCCAGACCGTCGTCAGCGGAAACGTCCGAGCCGTCGCCAAGATCAAGCTCAACGTGTTCGGACTGGATCGCCACATCGTGTGGGAGTGTGGCGCCTACGGCGAAGACGCCGACGAACGACCGGACCTCGTCCGCGTCGCACTCCGGCGAGCGACGGAGCACCTCGACTGGGAGCTGACGCCGCAAGATGCGGTCGTCGTCGGCGATACTCCCGCCGACGTCTCGGCGGCCCTTGAAGTCGGTGTGCCTCTCATCGCTGTCGCCTCCGGCCGGTTCTCCGCCGAAGACCTGCGGGCGGCCGGAGCATCACGCGTCGTGTCGGATCTTCGTGACGCCGAGCAGATCGCCCATTGGGTGACGGCCCTCTGA
- a CDS encoding DEAD/DEAH box helicase family protein, producing MSAPPFLRDCGAESDYRSDRNNIVEDFYLPALAASTAYDRAVGYFAASVIATLGQGIDEFTARGGTMRIIASPYLAPADIKDIENGYELREVLQRAALRDLEHAVEDARAARGLGKLGQLVAENRVDFKLAYIEERGRVGMYHEKIGVFRDGRDVIAFKGSANETRSGLVGNFEAIEVYRSWDPSDTRRAARIGKDFEDLWENRTQILRVIPFTEAAKVIVERSARATADRYELDDLPSGGTPIRTTPLPPPGTLAIPPSLEVRDYQKEAVQNWFHNQCRGILRMATGTGKTLTALSAAAQLGTFLRKNDESASLLTVIVAPYQHLVDQWAKDIEWFGVTPLRAYESTSKWSPRAHSLLQSIALRGTRGGVIVTTNATFGGDAFQTLLSSYRGHFLLIADEAHNLGATHLRTRLPEKAQYRLGLSATPERWFDEEGTEALTGYFDRVVFEMGIGEAIGRGALCHYTYTPILVELDHEEAELYAETSAKIARLIAAGTDLKETADRDSPLGRLLKKRADIIGHAHGKLEILNAELEKRRDTSHQLIYCAEGKHPLLYEHGTDGPRQIDQVMEMVGNELRMPAARYTSETKRSARLDILRRFESNDLQVISSMRCLDEGVDVPASRTAYLLSSSSNPRQFIQRRGRVLRKAPGKERADIIDFVVVPPAGGDAIRYETERSLLRRELARVEEFAFLADNEGDTLNVLRPVRERYGLFDT from the coding sequence ATGTCTGCTCCCCCTTTCCTCCGCGACTGCGGCGCGGAGTCCGACTATCGCAGCGACCGCAACAATATTGTCGAGGATTTCTACCTGCCCGCCCTCGCAGCCTCCACCGCATACGACCGGGCCGTGGGCTACTTCGCTGCGTCCGTGATTGCCACGCTCGGGCAGGGGATCGACGAGTTCACCGCGCGAGGCGGCACCATGCGAATCATCGCCTCCCCCTACCTTGCCCCGGCCGATATCAAGGACATCGAGAACGGCTACGAGCTGCGCGAAGTCCTCCAGCGTGCTGCCCTCCGCGACCTGGAGCACGCGGTCGAGGACGCGCGGGCAGCCCGTGGCCTTGGCAAGCTCGGACAACTGGTCGCCGAGAACCGAGTCGATTTCAAGCTGGCATATATCGAAGAACGTGGCCGCGTCGGTATGTACCACGAGAAGATCGGCGTCTTCCGGGACGGCCGGGATGTCATTGCCTTCAAGGGCAGCGCCAACGAGACCCGCTCCGGTCTGGTCGGAAACTTCGAGGCCATCGAGGTCTACCGGAGCTGGGACCCAAGCGACACACGTCGAGCCGCGCGTATAGGCAAAGACTTTGAAGACCTCTGGGAGAACCGCACGCAGATACTGCGCGTTATCCCGTTCACCGAGGCCGCCAAGGTGATCGTCGAGCGCAGCGCACGGGCCACCGCCGACCGGTACGAGTTGGACGACCTGCCGAGCGGTGGAACCCCTATCCGCACCACACCACTGCCTCCGCCCGGCACGCTTGCGATCCCGCCCAGCCTGGAGGTCCGCGACTACCAGAAGGAAGCCGTCCAGAACTGGTTCCACAACCAGTGCCGAGGCATTCTCCGTATGGCCACCGGCACAGGTAAGACCCTGACCGCTCTTTCAGCCGCCGCCCAGCTCGGCACGTTCCTGCGGAAGAACGACGAGTCCGCCTCACTCCTCACCGTCATCGTGGCCCCGTACCAGCATCTGGTCGACCAGTGGGCCAAGGACATCGAGTGGTTCGGCGTGACACCGCTGCGTGCCTACGAGTCGACCAGTAAATGGTCCCCGCGGGCCCACAGCCTGCTCCAGAGCATCGCCCTGAGGGGTACCCGGGGGGGCGTCATCGTCACCACCAACGCCACCTTCGGCGGCGACGCTTTCCAGACCCTGCTCAGCTCCTACCGCGGGCACTTCCTCCTCATCGCGGACGAGGCCCACAACCTCGGCGCCACGCACCTGCGCACCCGCCTGCCGGAGAAGGCCCAATACCGCCTAGGTCTCTCAGCCACCCCGGAGCGCTGGTTCGACGAGGAGGGCACCGAGGCCCTCACCGGCTACTTCGACCGAGTCGTCTTCGAGATGGGCATCGGCGAAGCCATCGGGCGCGGCGCCTTGTGCCACTACACCTACACACCCATCCTCGTGGAGCTGGACCACGAAGAGGCCGAGCTGTATGCAGAGACCAGCGCAAAGATCGCCCGCCTGATCGCGGCCGGCACGGACTTGAAGGAGACCGCCGACCGCGACAGCCCGCTCGGCCGACTCCTGAAGAAGCGCGCCGACATTATCGGCCATGCCCACGGCAAGCTGGAGATCCTCAACGCAGAGCTCGAGAAGCGCCGGGACACTAGCCACCAGCTGATCTACTGCGCTGAGGGCAAGCACCCGCTCCTCTACGAGCACGGCACCGATGGCCCGCGCCAGATTGACCAGGTCATGGAGATGGTCGGCAACGAGCTTCGCATGCCCGCTGCCCGCTACACCTCGGAGACGAAGCGCTCTGCCCGCCTGGACATCCTGCGCCGCTTTGAGAGCAATGACCTCCAGGTCATCTCGTCCATGCGCTGTCTGGATGAAGGCGTGGACGTCCCGGCCTCCCGGACCGCCTACCTGTTGTCCAGCTCCTCCAATCCCCGACAGTTCATCCAGCGGCGCGGCCGCGTCCTGCGCAAGGCGCCCGGCAAGGAACGCGCGGACATCATCGACTTCGTCGTCGTGCCGCCCGCGGGCGGGGATGCGATCCGGTACGAGACCGAACGCAGCCTTCTCCGCCGCGAGCTGGCCCGTGTCGAGGAGTTCGCCTTCCTCGCGGACAACGAGGGGGACACCCTCAACGTCCTCCGCCCCGTGCGAGAGCGCTACGGCCTCTTCGACACCTGA
- a CDS encoding IS110 family transposase, which produces MAQIWAGTDIGKTHHHCVVLNAEGERLLSRRVLNDEPELLALLTDVLALDEDVVWAVDVADGMGALWISVLLNHGQHLVYIPGLAVNRASAGYRGMGKADAKDATVIADQARMRRDLTVLRSDDAQAVELRVLTSRRADLNADRTRRINRLRGQLTSIFPALERVLDLTNLGPLILLAGYQTPAALRRTGAKRLATWLRNRSVRSPEALAEAALEAAERQHTAVPGQKIIAQVIHTLAKEVMSLNEQISEIDKIIAARFRDHELAEVISSMPGIGPLLGAEFLAVTAGDMSRYGTADRLASLAGVAPVPRDSGNISGNLHRPRRYHRGLQRVFYTSALISIRSCDDSRRFYERKRAEGKRHTQAVLALARRRVNVLWALIRDGQCYQASLPVTDTA; this is translated from the coding sequence GTGGCCCAGATTTGGGCAGGTACGGACATCGGAAAGACCCATCACCATTGCGTGGTTCTGAACGCGGAGGGCGAACGACTGCTGTCGCGGCGCGTCCTGAACGACGAGCCAGAGCTGCTGGCCCTGCTCACCGACGTACTTGCCCTTGATGAGGATGTGGTCTGGGCGGTCGACGTCGCTGATGGCATGGGCGCCCTGTGGATCAGCGTGCTGCTCAACCACGGCCAGCACCTCGTCTACATACCCGGCCTGGCCGTCAATCGGGCCTCGGCCGGCTACCGGGGCATGGGCAAGGCCGACGCCAAGGACGCCACCGTCATCGCTGATCAGGCCCGGATGCGTCGCGACCTGACAGTTCTGCGGTCGGACGACGCACAAGCCGTCGAGCTGCGGGTCCTTACCAGCCGCCGGGCAGACCTGAACGCGGACCGCACCCGCAGGATCAACCGCCTGCGCGGTCAACTCACGAGCATCTTCCCTGCCTTGGAACGGGTCCTTGACCTGACCAATCTCGGACCACTGATCCTTCTGGCCGGCTACCAGACCCCCGCCGCCCTTCGCCGGACCGGCGCAAAGCGGCTGGCGACCTGGCTGCGCAACCGCAGCGTGCGCAGTCCCGAGGCCCTCGCCGAGGCCGCCTTGGAAGCAGCCGAACGCCAGCACACCGCCGTCCCCGGCCAGAAGATCATCGCCCAGGTGATCCACACCCTGGCCAAGGAGGTGATGAGCCTCAACGAGCAGATCAGCGAGATCGACAAGATCATTGCAGCCCGGTTTCGCGACCACGAACTCGCCGAAGTGATCTCCAGCATGCCTGGCATCGGCCCGCTGTTGGGCGCCGAGTTCCTCGCGGTCACCGCTGGCGACATGAGCCGCTACGGCACCGCCGACCGCCTGGCCAGCCTCGCCGGAGTCGCTCCGGTCCCCCGGGACTCGGGCAACATCAGCGGTAACCTGCACCGGCCCAGGCGCTACCACCGCGGCCTGCAACGTGTCTTCTACACCTCCGCGCTCATCAGCATCCGCAGCTGCGACGACTCGCGCCGTTTCTACGAACGCAAGCGGGCTGAAGGCAAGAGGCATACCCAGGCAGTTCTCGCTCTGGCCCGTCGGCGCGTAAATGTCCTGTGGGCTCTCATCCGTGACGGACAGTGCTACCAAGCCAGCCTCCCCGTCACCGATACGGCTTGA
- a CDS encoding IS256 family transposase, with the protein MTAPNSLPLHALTEDNLAAASPDLLRAMVKTFTDALMSAEADAMCNAEYGQVSDERVNHRNGYRPREWDTRAGTVELAIPKLRSGSYFPTWLLERRRRAEQALISVVATAYLLGVSTRRVEKLAQSLGVTQLSKSQVSAMAKHLDEQVTAFRNRPLDAGPYAFVRVDALTQKVREEGRIINIHALVAVGVNADGHREILGLDVATAEDGAGWLAFLRSLTARGLSGVQLVVSDAHTGLVAAIGTVLPGASWQRCRTHYARNLLSQVPKSAQPWVATLLRTVFEQPDTDAVQAQMRHVLDALETKFPKAAEHLDTAQADLLAFTAFPREIWRQIWSNNPQERLNKEIRRRTDVVGIFPDRTAVIRLIGAVLAEQNDEWTEARRYMSRDLLAKTRPTPNESQTDKMDLPTALTS; encoded by the coding sequence ATGACCGCACCAAACAGTCTGCCCCTGCACGCCCTCACCGAGGACAACCTCGCCGCGGCGAGTCCCGACCTGCTGCGCGCGATGGTCAAGACGTTCACCGACGCGCTCATGTCGGCGGAGGCCGACGCGATGTGCAACGCCGAATACGGGCAGGTCAGCGACGAACGCGTCAACCACCGCAACGGCTACCGCCCGCGCGAGTGGGACACCCGCGCCGGCACGGTAGAACTCGCAATCCCCAAGCTGAGGTCAGGCAGTTACTTCCCGACCTGGCTGCTGGAACGCCGCCGCCGGGCCGAACAGGCCCTCATCTCGGTCGTCGCGACCGCCTACCTCCTGGGCGTCTCTACCCGTCGCGTGGAGAAACTCGCGCAGTCCCTCGGCGTCACCCAACTGTCGAAGTCACAGGTGAGCGCGATGGCCAAGCACCTGGACGAGCAAGTCACCGCGTTCCGGAACCGACCTTTGGACGCCGGCCCGTACGCGTTCGTCCGGGTCGACGCCCTCACACAGAAGGTCCGCGAAGAAGGCCGGATCATCAACATCCACGCGCTGGTGGCGGTCGGAGTCAACGCCGACGGTCACCGCGAGATCCTCGGCCTGGACGTGGCCACCGCCGAGGACGGCGCCGGCTGGCTGGCGTTCCTGCGATCTCTGACCGCCCGCGGTCTTTCCGGTGTCCAGCTCGTCGTCTCCGACGCCCACACCGGCCTCGTGGCCGCGATCGGCACGGTTCTGCCCGGCGCGTCCTGGCAGCGGTGCCGCACCCACTACGCCAGGAATCTGCTGAGCCAGGTCCCGAAATCTGCCCAGCCCTGGGTGGCGACTTTGCTGCGAACCGTCTTCGAGCAGCCCGACACCGACGCCGTCCAGGCCCAGATGCGACACGTCCTGGACGCCCTGGAGACCAAGTTCCCCAAGGCCGCCGAGCACCTCGACACAGCCCAGGCCGATCTGCTGGCGTTCACCGCGTTCCCCCGTGAGATCTGGCGGCAGATCTGGTCCAACAACCCCCAAGAACGCCTGAACAAGGAGATCCGCCGCCGCACCGACGTCGTCGGGATCTTCCCCGACCGCACCGCCGTCATCCGCCTGATCGGCGCAGTCCTGGCCGAGCAGAACGACGAATGGACCGAAGCCCGCCGCTACATGAGCCGCGACCTGCTCGCCAAAACCCGCCCCACCCCGAACGAGTCACAAACCGACAAGATGGACCTGCCGACCGCACTCACCTCCTAA
- a CDS encoding transposase has protein sequence MQAPTRTPGQTPGSGPTRYTTSKDATPAWFWGLRLHLVCTPAGLPITWALATPKVDEREVLAALIETEPELAHDRPGLMILADKGYVFAELDRFLDQYGITLLRPSYRNHQPRPGQALLKPIRQLIESVNDTLKGQLGLEQHGGRTIEGVATRVSQRILAMTCAIWHNRTTGQPITRSLIAYDH, from the coding sequence ATGCAGGCACCAACCCGGACGCCGGGACAAACCCCCGGATCGGGTCCCACCCGCTACACCACTTCCAAGGACGCAACCCCCGCTTGGTTTTGGGGACTGCGCCTGCACCTGGTCTGCACACCCGCCGGACTGCCCATCACCTGGGCCCTGGCCACCCCGAAAGTCGACGAGCGAGAGGTCCTGGCCGCACTGATCGAGACCGAACCCGAGCTGGCCCACGACCGGCCCGGCCTGATGATCCTCGCCGACAAGGGCTACGTCTTCGCCGAACTGGACCGCTTCCTGGACCAGTACGGCATCACCCTCCTGCGGCCCTCCTACCGCAACCACCAGCCCCGACCCGGACAAGCCCTGCTCAAACCGATCCGGCAACTGATCGAATCGGTCAACGACACCCTCAAGGGCCAACTCGGCCTCGAACAGCACGGCGGCCGCACCATCGAGGGCGTCGCTACCCGGGTCAGCCAGCGGATCCTCGCAATGACCTGCGCAATCTGGCACAACCGCACCACCGGCCAACCCATCACCCGCTCACTGATCGCCTACGACCACTGA